In a genomic window of Ipomoea triloba cultivar NCNSP0323 chromosome 3, ASM357664v1:
- the LOC116013148 gene encoding uncharacterized protein LOC116013148: MEGQARPPQLIGTNYAYWKARTRIYLQAQGVNVWKAVTHGRTHPKRTLEDKSEILAPVEQWSTEKINSSDNNNKALNTITRSLDQGQFGLIAGCSSAKDAWEILEKLYEGDSSVKQTKMQQVLTRFEELRMKDEETIVEFNARVQELKNEAAVLGEPFSLDKLVRKILRSLPVRFRMKVTAIQESVGWETKSVAELMSNLRTYEMDILSQDNNSKRGKNVAFIAEECDSGEECEELDDESVAMITRNFTKILKQINRRNRGGKNQQNRSNSVAPSSSNSSRTIGKSSNSNQQKNFGQINQFGQNQNLTRQNQWQQGEVKNKNKGIQCRECEGFGHIQVECATYLKRKKSMKATTWSDEECSEEAQDEDEEISGNFVAFTAVVAESHSDLDNCSDHEDVDKVPYEELEQSYIKLYKKWDILLNTHITTNSKNEFLEKNIESLKKQGSDTNAELAESNGKVMKLSAELEAYKKQIQMMNTTSTLNQILDSGRSPNIRNGLGYTRNSQNSFTTKFVRAGTSTQPNVETHQKILRKYNPTCHYCYQKGHTRPECYKFYSDHRIDKFQKKWITPVSRQVWVRKSDLVCYSMFFGKEQGKWYFDSGCSRHMTDSKEFLKNVIPYTGQVTFGDGIKGDIMGIGILNVAGLPSLSKVLLVQGLKANLISISQLCDQKLNVGFTKDRCIVKDKQNKVIMEALPLVIQIYGIKDLGT; this comes from the exons ATGGAAGGGCAAGCACGACCTCCTCAACTGATTGGTACAAACTATGCCTACTGGAAGGCAAGAACCAGAATTTATCTCCAGGCACAAGGAGTAAATGTGTGGAAAGCCGTCACTCACGGGCGGACTCACCCCAAAAGGACTCTAGAAGACAAGTCTGAAATCCTAGCTCCTGTTGAACAGTGGAGCACCGAAAAAATCAATAGCAGCGACAATAACAACAAGGCACTAAACACAATTACTAGATCACTTGATCAGGGTCAATTCGGGCTAATTGCTGGATGCAGTTCTGCGAAGGATGCTTGGGAAATTCTTGAAAAACTTTATGAAGGGGACTCCTCTGTTAAACAAACCAAGATGCAGCAAGTCCTCACCAGATTTGAAGAATTACGgatgaaagatgaagaaaccatTGTTGAATTCAATGCTAGGGTTCAAGAATTGAAGAACGAAGCTGCTGTATTGGGAGAACCATTCTCCTTAGACAAACTGGTCAGGAAGATTCTTCGATCCCTTCCTGTACGCTTCAGGATGAAAGTTACTGCAATTCAAGAAAGTGTAGGTTGGGAAACGAAATCTGTTGCGGAATTAATGAGCAATCTGAGGACATACGAAATGGACATCCTATCGCAAGACAACAACTCAAAAAGGGGTAAGAATGTTGCGTTTATTGCCGAAGAATGTGACTCAGGAGAAGAGTGCGAAGAATTAGATGATGAATCTGTGGCAAtgataacaagaaatttcaccaAGATTCTCAAACAAATAAATCGAAGAAACAGAGGAGGCAAAAATCAACAAAACAGATCTAACAGTGTTGCTCCATCATCGTCAAACTCATCTCGAACCATCGGAAAATCATCAAATTCAAATCAACAGAAGAATTTTGGTCAAATCAATCAGTTCGGTCAAAACCAAAACTTGACTCGACAAAATCAATGGCAGCAAGGGGAAGTTAAGAATAAGAATAAGGGAATTCAGTGCAGAGAATGTGAAGGTTTTGGACACATTCAGGTGGAATGTGCCACTTACCTCAAAAGAAAGAAATCCATGAAGGCAACAACTTGGAGTGATGAAGAGTGTTCTGAAGAAgctcaagatgaagatgaagaaatatcagGAAACTTTGTAGCATTCACTGCAGTTGTGGCTGAATCTCACTCAGACTTGGATAACTGTTCAGATCATGAAGATGTAGATAAGGTACCTTATGAAGAACTTGAACAATCCTACATCAAACTTTACAAGAAATGGGACATTCTCTTGAATACTCACATAACCACTAACTCTAAAAATGAGTTCCTGGAAAAGAACATTGAATCCTTGAAGAAACAAGGTTCTGATACAAATGCTGAACTAGCCGAGTCCAACGGTAAAGTGATGAAGCTCTCAGCAGAATTGGAAGCCTACAAGAAACAAATCCAAATGATGAACACAACATCAACTCTCAATCAAATCCTTGACTCTGGAAGATCACCCAACATTCGAAATGGTCTGGGGTACACTCGAAACTCTCAAAATTCTTTTACTACCAAGTTTGTCCGTGCAGGTACTAGCACTCAGCCAAATGTTGAAACCCACCAgaaaattttgaggaaatataatCCAACATGTCATTATTGCTACCAGAAAGGCCACACAAGACCTGAATGTTATAAGTTCTACAGTGACCACAGAATTGACAAATTTCAGAAGAAATGGATCACCCCAGTCAGTCGTCAAGTTTGGGTAAGAAAGTCTGATTTGGTTTGTTATTCCATGTTTTTTGGAAAAGAGCAGGGAAAGTGGTATTTCGACAGTGGCTGTTCTAGGCATATGACCGACAGTAAAGAATTCCTCAAGAATGTGATTCCATATACTGGACAAGTAACCTTTGGTGATGGTATCAAGGGTGACATCATGGGTATTGGGATTCTCAATGTAGCTGGACTACCTTCGCTGTCAAAGGTTCTACTAGTTCAGGGGCTTAAAGCAAATTTGATCAGCATCAGCCAGCTGTGTGACCAAAAGCTGAATGTCGGATTTACGAAAGATCGATGCATTGTTAAGGACAAACAGAACAAAGTTATTATGGAAG CACTACCACTAGTAATACAGATTTATGGCATCAAAGACTTGGGCACATGA